The nucleotide sequence AGCGCGCGCGCGCGGCGGGACTGGTGGAGGTGACGGGGCACCAGTTGCGGGATTGGTCCGAGGACAAACACCGTCGCGTGGACGACACGCCATGCGGTGGAGGGCAGGGGATGTTGCTGAAGCCGGAGCCGGTCTTCGCCGCGGTGGAGGCCCTGCGGAGACCTGATACGAAAGTGATTCTGATGACACCCCAGGGGCGGCCGTTCAAGCAGGCGGTCGCACGGGAACTCGCGGGCGCGGAGCATCTGCTGATCCTCTGCGGACATTATGAAGGCATGGACCACCGGATCATCGAGGCGCTGGTGGACGAGGAGATTTCCATCGGCGACTACATTCTGACCAATGGCGCGCTGGCGGCGGCCGTGGTGTGTGACGCGGTGATCCGCCTGCTGCCCGGCGCTCTCGGCGACGAGCGATCGCCTGTGGATGAATCCTTCACGGATCCGAACCTGCTCGAGGCACCGGCTTACACCCGGCCCATCGATTTCCGGGGGATGAAGGTGCCGGATGTACTGGTTTCGGGAAATCACGGGAAAATCTCCGCGTGGAAACAAGAACAGGCGTTGGCGAGGACCCGGGCCAACCGTCCGGATCTGTTGTCGTGAAAAAATTCAGGCCGGGTCGAAAATTTCATGTTCCAGACGGGAATTCCTGACAAGCTGGCCGCGTGAAAACCGAGACGAATGCCGCGACCGCCGGAAGCGAGGCCGACCTGCCACGTGTGGAGCCTGCGACGATCGAAGACCTGCCGGCGCTTACGGAGCTGGTGATGAATCTTTTCGACGCCTCCGGTGATTTCACACCGGATCGCGCGGTGCAGGAGCGCGGGCTGCAGCTGATCCTGGAGCAGCCGAACCGCGGACGCATCTTCGTGGTGAGAAACCATGATTCCATCTTCGGGATGGTGAATCTTCTCTTCACGATCTCCACCGCTCGCGGAGGATTCGTCATCCTGATGGAAGACGTGGTGATCCACCCCGACCATCGTGGACAGGGCTACGGCACCATGCTGCTGGACTACGTGCAGGATTTTGCGAAGAAAAAGCATTTCAAACGCATCACCCTTCTCACCGACCGCATCAGCGCGGAGTCCCAGGAATTTTTCAAGAAGCGCGGATTCGAGCATTCAAACATGATCCCGATGAGGAGGATCATCGACTGATGGCCGGCGGTGCGGAGCCGCTCAATGCGGTTTCAATTCTATCGTGACTCTCGGCGAATTGTCTCCGAAGGGGGCGTGGATCCTGACAACCTTTCCAGAAAGTTTCACACCTGCGGAGTATTGCTCCGGGCTGACCTGGAGGATCGACGCCTCCAGATATCCGATCTGTAATTTCTTCGGGACGAGCAGCCGCCTTATGACGAGATGGATGGCCATCGCATCTGGTTCGTGTGGGTTTTTCGGGTCGGGGACCGCTTCAACCCGCAAACCTACCTTGCAATATTTCCGGATGATTTGAGAGCGGTTCGAGCCATCGGGATTCGGATGGTATGTCCCTTTTATGATCGCTCTCATTTCTCAGTGTAATTCGAATCATTCCCCCCATGGCAAGCCATGAATCCGATTGATTCTCTTGTGCTTTAGATAAATTTCAGGGTAGGGTTGTGTTTTATTCCGTCCACCGGGGCATGCCTGGAAAATGGCATGGGAACAAGGCTGGGAATGGGTATGCCAAACGCGTGGGAAAATCCAATTCTCTCGGGTGAGAATTGGTGGAGCGTAGCGGATTCGAACCGCTGACCCCTTGCATGCCATGCAAGTGCTCTACCAACTGAGCTAACGCCCCTCGCGGGTGCGGCGGAGATGTATCGGCGTGATCGGAGCGGGGCAAGATGATTTTTGGGAAAAAGATCACTTTTCTTAAACTCAGTTTAAATCGCCCGCTTTTAAAGCAGTTTTGGAAGAATCCACACGATGTGGCTTGGCGGGAGGTGGCGGCCGATTATGCTGCGCCGCATGTCGAAATATGCAGGAGAGGAAGTGTTGGTGGTGACGCGTGCGTTGTTGGACGAGATCGGATCGTTCACCGGCGTCCGCACGGAGGGCTTGGACGGTGCGGTGGCGAAACTGCTGGATCCCGCGAATCACTTTTTCATGGATCGCGCGGCGGCGGAGGAGGATCCGGGCCACAAGCAGCTGATCCCTTACTGTATCTTCCGCTGCGGTGACCGCATTCTCCACTACACCCGAGGCAAGGCGGGCGGAGAGAGCCGTCTGCATGCGAAGATTTCCGTAGGCGTCGGCGGGCACGTGAACCCTGTGGACATGGGGGAGAACCGCAAGGGATCGGATGCCTACCACGCCGCGGTGACCCGGGAAATCGAGGAAGAGCTGGATCTGCCGGAGAAACACGAGCACCGCATCATCGCATTGTTGAACGATGAATCGAACCCGGTCGGGCAGGTGCATCTGGGCATCGTGCATCTGGTGGATTTGAAATCGGACGCGGTGGCTTCGCGTGAGGACGCGTTGACGGACCTCGGTTTCACTCCGCTGGAGGAACTGGCAGGTCCGATGTTCGATCGCTTGGAGACATGGTCGCAGTTCTGCATCCGGTATCTGGCGGACGAACCGGGTTGAGACAGGAAGCCCGGAGATGCGCGGAGTGCGTCCGCAAGGTCTGACGGACGCCCGATGGAGGCACCATGCTCAGCCTTTCCCTACGCCGCCGGCAGGCTGAGAGTCAGGTCATTCCTTGATCAAGCTTGGTATGGGGCACTTCATGTGGGAATTGATGCCCCAGCCACTTGCGTAGATTCGGAATTTGCACGATCCCGTAAGGAGCCGCGAAAATATTCGCCCGAAATCCATTATTTGAGTTGGCGATACTGGTGACTATTCACCAGTATCGGAACGAATAGAGGACGAAAAAATCCGAGCCCCATGCCTGTCACTACCAAAAGCACCAAGCCACGCATCCTGATTGTCACTCCGGAAATCACCTATCTGCCATCCGGCATGGGGAACATGGCGCAGAGGATGTCGGCGAAGGCGGGAGGACTGGCGGATGTTTCAGCCTCGCTGGTATCGGCGCTTTTCGAGCTTGGTGCCGACGTGCACGTCGCCATGCCCAACTATCGCCGCATGTTCCAGGGCGACATTTTCAGCCTGCATGAAAAGGAGCTGAGGAAATACCATGAAGTCCTCCCGGAGGCGCACATCCACCTGGCCGAGGACCGCATTTTCTACTATCGCGAGCAGGTTTACAGCAACCAGTCGGACGAGGCCATGCGCATCGCCCTGGTGTTCCAGCGCGAGGTGATCAACCACATCATCCCCCGGGTGAATCCGGACCTGATCCACTGCAACGACTGGATGACCGCCCTCATTCCCGGCATGGCCCGCCGCCGCGGCATCAAGAGCCTTTTCACGGTGCACAACATCCACACGCGGCAGGTGTCGCTGGCACAGGTTGAGGAAGCGGGCATCGACGCCGCGGAGTTCTGGATGAATCTTTTCTTCGCCAGCCCTCCCTTCAACTACGATCACGCCCGCTCGCACATCCCGATCGATCTGCTGACTTCCGGGATTTTCGCCGCGCATTACATCAATACCGTCAGCCCGAGGTTCCTTTGGGAAATCGTGGAGGGGTGGCATTCCGTGGTGCCGAACTCCGTGCGCGCGGAACTCCGTGCGAAATACGCCGCCGGATGCTCGGCCGGCATCCTGAACGCTCCGGACGTTTCCTACAATCCGCTGACGGACGACGCGCTCGAGCGGAATTTCGGTGTCGCCGACTTTGTGGAGGGAAAGGCCGCCAACAAGCAGGCGCTCCAACGCGAACTCCATCTCAAACAGAATCCCGACGCCCCCATCTTCTTCTGGCCTTCCCGTCTCGATCCCGTACAGAAAGGCCCGCAACTGCTCACGGAGATCCTGCACAAGCTGGTGTCGGACTACTGGGAGCGGGATTTGCAGGTGGTCATCGTGGCCAATGGTCCGCATCAGGAATGGATCGACAAGATCGTCTGCGCGTTCGACCTGCACGAGCGGGTGGCGATCGTGGACTTCGAGGAGCGTTTGTCGCGCCTCGCCTATGCAGGCTCAGACTTCATGCTCATGCCGTCGCTCTTCGAGCCCTGCGGTCTGCCTCAGATGACCTCTCCGCTCTATGGCTCGCTGCCGGTCGTGCATTCGACGGGCGGACTTTACGACACCGTCCGCCACATCGACGTCGGCCACTCCACCGGAAACGGCTTCCGCTTCGACCACTACTCGTCGGAAGGCTTCCGCTGGGCCATCGACCGGGCGATGGAATTCTACTCACTTCCTGCGGAAATCCGGGAGCGTGAGATCCGCCGCGTGATGATCGAGAGCGAACAGGAATTCAGCCATAAGGAAGTCGCCCGCCGCTACATCAGCATCTACGAGGAAATGCTCGCCCGCCCGCTGGTGGAGAAGGAATCCGGAGAGGTGATCAAGGCGATCGCGGAGAGCCTTTCGGAAAGTCTCGCCGAGGGGTGATCATGACGTCGTCCCATGGGATAACGTAAACGGTCTTGGTGAAGCTGGCCCACCAAGATTGGCTGGCTTTCGGTGATCGGGTATGTCGGCTTTTCCGGCTCACTCTGCCTGGCTTCTTTTTTGCGGCCGCTGTGGAGCGGTGTGTCCGCCTTGCATTGTGAAATCCGCCGCCACGTTTCATCGCGGCGGCGGAAGTGTGATTTGCGGGATGCGTCCGCCGCTTGATCCGCCTATCTCACGGCTTCCAACAGGAATTCCTGCCAGGCATTGCCGTTGTCGGGATATTGCTCGAGACGCACGTTGTTTGCCGAGTTTCCTCCGGGGATATCCCAGCTCATGCCGTCGTGGACGAAATGGAATTTCACGTTTCCGTTCGTCTTCGGCACGATGCGGAGCTTCTGGTCTCCGGCATTCGCCACGTTGTAGTCGTAAAGCTGGCAGTCCTCGCCATTGACGCTGGTGCCGCCGACCACGGAGATCGCGCGACCGAGGGCGTTGAGGCTGGACGCCTTGAGATGGCCGTTGGTCACGCCTTCGAAGCGCCATTTGAACCACGGGTTGTTCTCGTAGGTGTATTGGATGATCGGGTTGCCGTTCGAGCTTCCCGCGTTTTCGATACAGATGTATTTCCCCGTGGAGGCACGGACCTGGTAGTCACCCCAGGGTTGCAGGCGCCATTGCTGATGGAGTCCTCCGGTGTCGGTGTTCTGTTGCACGCGGTCGTTGTCGGCGGTGCCGGCGTTGAGGATCTCAAGCACGAGATTGCTCTTCACGTTGCGGATCTTGTAGTAGCCGTTTCCAGCGTCCACGAGGTCGAACTGCTGTCCGGTGTTGTTGCCGGTGTAGTCATAGGCGTGGGTCCTGGCTCCGGTGGCGGTGGAATCCGCCTCGATGCAGAGGGCTTTTCCACTGACCCACGAGGAGATGCGGAAATGGTTGGACGCCTCGGTTGGAGCAAGCACCCAGCGTTGGTTCGGACCGTTGTAATCGTAGCTCCATTGGTTGATGGCAGCGCTGTTGCCCGTGTTCCCGCTGATGAGATCGAGGGCTTTCCCACTGTTGCGGTTCACGATCATGTAATAGGCGGCGCGGTATGAAGGACGCGAGGCGGGGGTGTTCGTGTTGTAGATCATCGAACACTTCGACGCGTCCGCGAAGTCCATCAGGATGCTGCCGAAGCGGCCGCTGGGATTGTTGGTGAAGAAGGTGGTGAGCCGCGGGTTGATGTTGTTCGAGACGGTGGTGATGCTGGGGATGCCGAACACGCCGCTCTTCACACCGCTGGCGAAGTTCACATAGAGGGGGGCGGGGCCTCCGTAGCGCGCCTCGTTGAGGATCGCCAGGATGGAGTTCCATTTGGGATCATTGTCCGGGACGTTGTAGATGTCCTGCACGCGGAGGGTTCCGCCGGTGCTGAAGGCGGCGTTGTCCGGCCAGTTCGAGGCATCGATGCCCTTGGGCAGGCCGCCGGCTCCGAAGCGGCGGAAGAGCACGATCTTGCCCCGCGCGTTGGTCAGTGACGGGATGGACGAAGCGAGCAGCCATTTGCCCGGGTTCTGGGCGACGTAGGAATCGAAGGTGGCCTCGAACGATCGGGTGGTGCCGGAGGAGGTGTGCTCCTCCTTGACGCTCATGATGACGGTTTCCGAAGGATTCGCGTTGAGGAATCCGATGGTGTCGTTGAGCACGTCGTTGAAGTTGATGTTCTGATAGACGCTGCCGTGGTGGATGGTGAAGGCGTTGTCAAGGTGGCGGCAGCGGATGTCGAGGAATCTCACTCCGGCGTTCAGCTGTTCCGCGATGGTGAGGTTCTGGCATTTCGCCGTGCCCGCCACCGGCTCATATCTCGCACCGGAATCGTGTGTGCCGGGGATGGATAGATCGGAGATGAGTCTCGCGCCATCGACGGAGTTCATCCAGTTGTTGCCGGCGCCATGCAAGAGCGCCGGGATGGCGGTCAGGAACAGGCCCATAATCTTGCCCAGGTGGGTTTTTATCATCTTGGATTGTATTTTATGTTTGGGTTTGTCGTTCATCACTCCAAGGGGAAGATTGTTCAACGGGAGGCGGGATAGGCCGCGGCGGCGGCCAGCTGGGACTCGGCGACATCCAGCAGCGGCCCGTCTGGGAAAATGCCGACCCATTCCCGCGCACCTTCGGGATCGAGCATGATCCACTTGTGGAGCACGGCCAGCGCCGTCTCATCCTGCAGCGGGCCGGATGCCAGATGTTCCGCAACGAGGCGCGCGGCTTCACGGGGCGATTCTTCCGCACGTCCGAGGGCGATGCTGGCAAAGGCTCTCTGGCGGGCCTCGGCATCCGTCAGTTTTTCCGCGTGGAGGATCGCTTCGACGGAATCTACGGCCGCCATGATCTTGAGGATTCTCTCCCGCAACGGCCTGTGGTGCTCCGCAAAATCCAAAGCCAGATGGGGGTTGTCTTTCGCGATCGCGATGCAGACGTGGCTGAACACGTTGTCGCGTTCGGTGGCATCGCCGAGCTCCCGAGCCCAGGCCGCGGCAGCGGTGGGATCCTGCCGCGCCCATTCCCTCGCAACCTGGAAGAGCACCTCCTCACGCCATGCCCAGGGTTCCAGGTGTTGTGCCATCCTTGCGGCCGAGGCGATGTCACGCGCCATCAGATCCGGCAGGAGATTCCGCATGGCATGCTCCTTGTCTGATGCGTTTCCGCTGGCGAGCGTTCTCTGTAAAAGCAGCGTGCTGGACGAGGTCTGGTGTTTTGCCACCGCCGGACGGGCGGTCCTTCCGGGGCGTGATCCTCTTTTCGCATGGTCGGCGGTATCCGCCTCCGGGACGATGTCCGCGAGGTAAAGCGAAAATGACAACATCCCGAAAGGGACGAGCCATGAGGCGGTCTTCCACCATGATGCGGGCACGAGAGTGCGTGCCCGTGCGGGTTGATTTTGAAAGGGTTTCAAACGAAATGGGTTTTCCTTTGAGAGTCGATGCCCGGCTTCACGCCGGACGATGTTCTTGGAAAACCATTCTAACGAACGATGTTTCCCGAAGGTTCCGATGCACTAGTTAAGGAATGATGTATTGTCAACGTGCGAATTTCCCAAACCCATGACTCATGTTATATTTTTTCAAATCACACGGAAAGGTGTGATGAATCCATCGGCGGGGGAATCATCGGAGCGGGATGGTCTGATTCTCTCGAACTTTCCTTTTGAATGAAACCTCCCCCCCGATCGTGGGGGTATGACATAACTATCATAACAGATATTTCTATTGAATGTCATCGGGTGGAGATAGGTACCTGACGACAGGGACAAGCACCGGCAAGGATACGGTGCGCGCCTGCAACGGTTCAGACGGGCCGGAAGAGGACGAAGGGGGAGACGACAAGCGCTTCGAACTCCGCGTCGGTATCCTCCCATTGGGCGGCGTGAAGGTTTCCGATCTTCACGAGCTCTCCCGACTTCAGCCACGCCTCCACACGGTTCCTGTCGTTGTGCGCGAATGCCGTGCCCACTTCCTCCAGCTTCAGCTCCGGATCGACGAAAAGCAGGCTGCCGTTTTCATGATGCGGTCTGAGGTAGCTCCATGAGACATGGCCCGTGTATTTGGCGAGTTTTTCCGCCGTGGTGCTGTGGTCCTCACCGAGCATCACGTATTTCATCGGTTCCGGTGCGGCGTTTTCGTCGATTGAGATCACGGGGGTGGTTTAGCGGATGCCGCTCCTCCAGCCAAGGACGGAAAGTGACCCATATTCCTTCTTCACAACCCGCCGATTTTCAGTAGCGTTCGGCTGCGCCGGGCGTTTGGAAATTCCCTAGCAACTTTCCAAACTTCCCGGGGTGTAATGTCGAATGCCAAACCGGCTACCGGCCGACCATGAAAAACCACCTACGGCATCTGCTTTCCATTTTCATCCTCGTGTTTTGCGGGCTGGTGGGATGGTGGATCGCGCGTGGGGTGGAAAAGTCCGTGGTCAGGCATAGTCCTGTCAGGCCTCAGGTGGTGGCAAGGCCCGCCGTATCCGTGCCGCATCGTGCGTCGGCGCCTTATCGTGAAGAGTTCCGGGACGGAAGCACGGTGGAGATGTTCGAAAGCGGCACTCCGGATCAGGTGATCCTGCGTTTCCCCTCGGAAGAAACCTACAGTGCGTTTCTTTTCGCCCTTGCCGGCAGCAAGATCCAGTTGGTGGACCAGCTCGACCGCCTGCGGGCCGTGCGCCTCGGCTACTCGGAATGGAATGATCTCTCCAACCTGTTGGACGGGGAAAACATCGTGGCCTTCGACTCGCTTCCCGCTGTTCCGGCACCGGGCTCCTCAGGAGGGACGCAACAGGGGCTTGTCGGCTTTGGTGAGTCTCTTCTCCCGTGGCTCGGGGTCCCTGCGGACCATGCCGGCTGGGGTGCCGGAGTGAAAATCGCCGTTCTGGACACAGGCATTGTCTCCCACCCGGCGCTGCCCGGCTATTCCCAGTCCATCGTGATCACTCCGTTCCCGGCGGACATTTCCAAGACAAACGGGCATGGCACCGCGGTGGCCTCGCTCATCGCGGGAAATGACCCGCTCGCGCAAGGGGTGGCCCCGGCTGCGGAGCTCATTTCCGTGCGCGTCAGCGATGATTACGGCAGGGCGGATTCCTTCGCACTCGCTGCGGGCATTCTGGCCGCAATCGATGCCGGCGCGCACATCATCAACATTTCGATGGGGACCACCGAAAACAATCCCCTGATTGAGGAAGCCGTGCTCTACGCACACAAGCAGAACGTCCTCATCGTCGCTGCATCGGGGAATTCGGAGCGGTCCGAGGCCTGTTACCCCGCGGCCTATCCGACCGTCATCAGTGTTGGCGCGGTGGATGCGCGTGGAGAGCATCTGGATTTTTCCAACTATGGAACCTACCTCTCCATCACCGCTCCCGGTTACCTGATCGACGCGGCATGGCCTGGCAACCAATATCAGTCCATCGTTGGAACCTCCGCCAGCGCCCCTCTCGTCAGCGGAGCCATCGCCGCCACCATGTCGAACGGGCGCGGTATCACCATGACGGCCAGCCAGGCGGCGGAAATCGTCATGAACAATGCGGACGAGGCCGGAATACCCGGACCGGATTCCGAATATGGCAGCGGCATACTCAATCTCGGGCGCGTCATGAACCGAAACATCCCCGGCATCGTCGATGCGGCCATCACCAACCAACGGCTGGTAAGATCCGTTCGACCCGGTGTGAACGATGAAATCCAGGTGACCATCCAGAACCGTGGCACCTCGGTGCTGGTGAACACCCTGCTGGAAATCGACACCCGTTTCGGCAACCGGCGGTTCAACGCCACCATGATCGCCCCGGGGGCGATGCAGACATTCTCAATGCCGGTCCGTCTGGATGGATTGGCAGGGAACGAACCACTTCGGGTAAGCTCCAATCTCAGCCTTGGCAACGCCGGGCAGGACCTCACTCCGTTGAACAACCAGCGCGAGGACACGTTCTACGTGCGCTGAAACCGGGAAGACCGGGATCCGTCCGGACAGTGCTTGAAAGCTCGTTCCGGAAAGGATCCAACGGACGACCATCATTTGATCATGTTGAGTGAGGAAACCTTTTCCACGCCATCACGCTCGGAAACGGTGATGCTGAGTATTCCTGAGGAGGAATCCGCGGCAACCTCGGTGTGGGCTGAGTCATGTGCGGTGACCCGCCAGTTGGTGAACGCGTCGATGCTGCCACCATTCTCGCGGAATGATGTGGCAAACTGGGTGATGAACGCGTTCACGAGCTTTTCCTTCTCTATAGCGGAAGGAAGGGCGATGTATGAGGCACCCACATTCTCGCCGATGGACGTGAAGACGGGCCAGTCGATCTTTTCGGCAACGGAGGCATCCCCACGCGCCAGTGACTCGAAGGCGGACCTTGCAAAGGTGACATCGCCGGCAGTGGCGACTTCCGTCTTCACTTCAGACACCGTTCGTTTGGCTTCCCGGCAGTTGGCAAAAATCAGTGGAAGGGTCAGCAGTGGAATAAGGTAGGCCGTTTTCATGGTGCTGCCGGATTCGCAGAATGCATACCATTGCAAAAAGCATTGATATTTCAACGATTTAGGCAGAGTCGCATTTTGCATTATGCGCTGTGCGGGTGCATAATGCCTCATATTGTCATCAGTTTTCCTGCAGCCTTGCCGTGAAAAACCGGTCCGCGTGGCTGTTAGATACTGGCGATGTAGGGGTTGGAACTTGTCACAACAGCGCGGTCCGGGATGGTATGTTTGCTGCACAATCATCCACAGATTCCTTTTCGAATCCGCACTCAAACCCCCTTAATAAAATGATCACGAATCTAGAACAGCTTTACTTCAACCAGATTCACGACCTGTGCAGTGCGGAATCCCAGTTGCTAGGCGTCCTCCCCCAGATGGTCGCTTTCTCATCCCGCACGGAACTGCGTGATGCGTTCCGCCTTTGTCTGCGTGACAGCCGCACGCATTTTTCCAGTCTTGTCGAAATCCGGAAAGAGCATGGAATTTCACACGAAACCATGATTTGTGACGCGATGCGGGGCCTCGTCATTGAAACCAAAAAGCATCTCACCAAAACCGTCCCGGGCGAGGTGCGGGACGCGGTGCTGATCGCATCCGGCAACCGCATCGAACACTACGAAATGGCGAGCTATGGCGTTGCCAAGGCGTTCGCGGATTGTCTCGGATTCGACCGTGATTCGAAACTGTTGGCGGAGATGCTTCAAGATGTATGTGAGGCGGACAGCGCCATCACACGGATCGCCGCCGGTGGCATCTTCCTTACCGGAGCAAGGAGCGGCGCGTCCTTGGTCTGATGTGGGTGAAGTGATCCATGCCCACAGGTTCATCGCCAGTTATATCAATGATCCCGGGGTGCGGCTCCATAATGCTGACAAACTTGCCAACTTGGTAAAAACGCATTGCAGGACGCTGTTTCATCGGGTAGTGGGGAGAGTGGTAATAAACCAATTTTACTGATATGAAATTCAATCCGGAAAATCCTTCGCAGCTCGCGGAAAAGATCCTCGAAGCTGAAAACAAGTTGCACAACCTCGAGTTGGAAATCGCGGAAATCGGCCTGCCGGCGGGCCAGGAGCTGCTGAGGCGCCTGAACGCGCTGAAAGTCGAGGAGAACGCGCTGAAGCGGAACTTCGAGGAGTCGGTCCGCCGGGGTGAACCCGACTCCGTGAGGCTTGAGAAAATCGAAGCTCTGCTGGCCCATATCGAGCGGGAGGAGGACTCGATGGAACATGACGCCCATTTCCTGCATCAAGCCGCCCCCTCATCCATGGCGCTTGCGGTGGAAGCCAGTGTGCAAGTGGCGGATCTCCTGAGCCGTGGAGTAAAAAAGGTCATCGGGAACCACCATCCCCTGGGAGAATCGGTGTTTGTAAACCACACCCATGACAACCTGGCCAGCCAGTATGGGGTGGAGGATCATGATCACCCGGAAAAGGCTTCGAGACCACCCGGCGCGTCTTGAATCGGCGCAACGGAGTCCTGCCCGTGCGGCATCATGACGGGGAGTGCGGATCACGCTTGGCGAACGGCATTTCGTATGCATGACTTGCGGCTCCTTTTCCGGCATGAAAATTCTCAGCTACCAAGATTCCGGCTACGCGCCGTTTGTCCGTCGTCTCAACCGCCGCGCCCTGCCGGAGCCCGGGACCCGGGACCTTGTCAGCACGATTATCGCGGAGGTCGCCACAAAGGGGGACGAGGCCCTGTTCACCCTCACCAAACGCTTCGACGGCGCGATCCTCACGGCCAAGACGCTTTTTGTCAGTGACGCCGAATTCGCCGCGGCGGAAAAGGCCGTCACGCCCGAGACGAAGGTCGCGGTGGCGCGCAGCTTGAAGAACATCCACTCCTTCGCGAAACGCAGCCTGCGGAAGGATTGGTCCGCCAAGAACGCGGAAGGTGCAACAGTTGGCGAGAGATTCACTCCGTTTGACAGGGTGGGGGTTTACGTGCCAGGAGGCAAGGCCCCATTGGTCTCCACCGCCCTGATGACGGCCGGGTTCGCCCAGGCGGCGGGAGTTCCGGAGATCCTGGCTGCCACGCCCTGCGGACCGGACGGCTCCGTGAATCCGGCTCTTTTATACGCGCTCCAAGCGGCGGGAGTGACCGAGGCGATCAAGGTCGGCGGGGCCCAGGCAATCGCGGCCATGGCACTCGGCACGCGCACCATCCGCCCGGTGGATCGTGTTTTCGGCCCGGGCAACTCCTTTGTGGTCGAAGCCAAGCGGCAGCTCGTCGGCGCGGTTTCGATCGATCTCCTGCCAGGACCCAGCGAGATTCTCATTCTCTCCGACAAGACCGGAAACGCGGAGTTCATTGCCGCGGACATTCTCGCACAAGCCGAGCACGGCGGCGACAGCATTGTCGGCTTCGCCACCGATTCGAAGGCGTTGCTGGGCAAGGTGGTGAAGGCGATCGAAAAACAACTGCCCACCCTCAATCGTTCGAAATACAT is from Luteolibacter yonseiensis and encodes:
- the hisD gene encoding histidinol dehydrogenase translates to MKILSYQDSGYAPFVRRLNRRALPEPGTRDLVSTIIAEVATKGDEALFTLTKRFDGAILTAKTLFVSDAEFAAAEKAVTPETKVAVARSLKNIHSFAKRSLRKDWSAKNAEGATVGERFTPFDRVGVYVPGGKAPLVSTALMTAGFAQAAGVPEILAATPCGPDGSVNPALLYALQAAGVTEAIKVGGAQAIAAMALGTRTIRPVDRVFGPGNSFVVEAKRQLVGAVSIDLLPGPSEILILSDKTGNAEFIAADILAQAEHGGDSIVGFATDSKALLGKVVKAIEKQLPTLNRSKYIREVLKRGTFLLHVKSFAEGVSICNAFAPEHLSLITAEEDRWLPLIRTCGAIYLGNDSPVAVGDFLAGPSHTLPTGGSGRSFSGIRADQFQRRTSIVRLDKESVRKSLPVVEEFSRIEGLDAHGRSTAIRLEK